The DNA sequence CTCGCAGCTTGCCTGCACCATCGGCGGCAATATCGGCATGAATTCCGGCGGCGCGCATTGCCTGAAATATGGCGTAACCACCAATAATCTGCTCGGCGTGAAAATGGTGCTGGTGGATGGCACGGTGCTCGAACTGGGCGGCAAGCACCTCGACGCCGCCGGTTATGATCTGCTCGCTCTCGTCTGCGGCTCGGAAGGCCAGCTCGGCATCGTCACCGAAGCGACGGTGCGGTTGATCGCCAAGCCGGAAGGCGCGCGACCGGTGCTGTTCGGCTTCGAGACATCCGAGGAGGCTGGCTCCTGCGTCGCCGATATCATCGGGGCCGGCATTATCCCTGTTGCCATCGAATTCATGGACAAGCCGGCCATCGAGATCTGCGAGGCCTTCGCCAAGGCGGGATATCCGCTGGATGTCGGCGCGCTTTTGATTGTCGAGGTCGAAGGCTCGGAGGCGGAAATGGACGCCATGCTGGCTGATATCGTCACCATCGCCAAAAAACATGGCGTGAAGACCGTGAAGGAATGCCAGTCGGCCATGGAGGCGGCGGCGATCTGGAAAGGCCGCAAATCCGCCTTCGGCGCCACGGGCCGTATTGCGGATTATATCTGTATGGATGGCACGGTGCCGCTTTCGCAGCTTTCTTACGTGCTGAAAAAGACGAGCGAGATTACCGACCGGCTGGGCCTGCGCGTCGCCAATGTCTTCCATGCCGGCGATGGCAACATGCACCCGCTCATCCTGTTCAACGCCAACGACCCTGATGACGCGGCCCGCGCCGAAGAGGCGGGCAATGAAATCCTG is a window from the Agrobacterium tumefaciens genome containing:
- a CDS encoding FAD-binding oxidoreductase — translated: MEEGAVTQPIKFLEPRAKVVASRDRIIADLKDILPEDCLVHEPRELVPFETDAFVSYRRLPLAVALPKTTEQVAAAMKYCHRYGIPVVPRGAGTSLSGGAIPQEDAVVIGLSKMASILELDFYNRTARVQAGVTNLSISDAAGAEGFFYAPDPSSQLACTIGGNIGMNSGGAHCLKYGVTTNNLLGVKMVLVDGTVLELGGKHLDAAGYDLLALVCGSEGQLGIVTEATVRLIAKPEGARPVLFGFETSEEAGSCVADIIGAGIIPVAIEFMDKPAIEICEAFAKAGYPLDVGALLIVEVEGSEAEMDAMLADIVTIAKKHGVKTVKECQSAMEAAAIWKGRKSAFGATGRIADYICMDGTVPLSQLSYVLKKTSEITDRLGLRVANVFHAGDGNMHPLILFNANDPDDAARAEEAGNEILKLCVDAGGCLTGEHGVGIEKRDLMRHQYGEADLAQQMAVRAAFDEGWLMNPSKVFPLEGRG